A region from the Phycodurus eques isolate BA_2022a chromosome 12, UOR_Pequ_1.1, whole genome shotgun sequence genome encodes:
- the LOC133410437 gene encoding abl interactor 2-like isoform X2 yields the protein MAELQMLLDEEIPAGRKALLDTFPNLERVAEYCEANYVQAWDKHGALEETKSYTTQSVASVAYLINTLANNMLQMLDIHTCQLRSMENAVNHIAQTVAIHKEKVARREIGVLTANKNAGHAHKIVAPADPEKLLRYIRKPVNFGALDHVGHGVKCLLRMKVNGQENAKVGRCGPPSPPTAGHRSIFGGSSGGSHQSSSSRENSGSGTTAVPIAVATPSPPAVFPGGAVPQFFSMNRPQPRQQTPQVGGSLPYRRPPSVTGQPIVTQIHQVNGGPCYNSQSPASPPPSLIQFPPQLPLMGFAARLQESNAPPPPLRPTTDQTAPAEVRGDGAHLGEEDSSVVEYDDPYAEEDPPWAPANYMEKVVAIYDYTADKEDELSFQEGAIIYVLKKNEDGWFEGVMNDNTGLFPGNYVEAIMHYAD from the exons ATGGCGGAGCTGCAAATGCTGCTGGACGAGGAGATCCCTGCGGGCAGAAAAGCTCTCCTGGACACgttccccaacctggagagggtcGCCGAGTACTGCGAGGCCAACTATGTCCAG GCGTGGGACAAGCACGGAGCCCTGGAGGAGACCAAGAGCTACACCACGCAGTCTGTCGCCAGCGTGGCCTACCTCATCAACACGCTGGCCAACAACATGCTACAGATGCTCGACATTCACACGTGTCAGCTGCGAAGCATGGAGAACGCCGTCAACCACATCGCGCAG ACGGTGGCCATCCACAAGGAGAAGGTGGCGAGGCGTGAGATTGGGGTGCTGACTGCCAATAAGAACGCAGGCCACGCCCACAAGATCGTGGCGCCGGCCGATCCGGAGAAGCTGCTGCGCTACATCCGCAAGCCCGTCAACTTCGGCGCGCTGGACCACGTCGGGCACGGCGTCAAG TGCTTGTTGAGGATGAAG GTGAACGGCCAGGAAAACGCCAAGGTGGGCAGGTGCGGCCCACCCAGCCCCCCCACTGCAGGACACCGCAGCATCTTCGG TGGCAGTAGCGGAGGGAGTCAccagagcagcagcagcagagagAACAGCGGCAGCGGGACCACCGCCGTGCCCATCGCCGTGGCAACGCCGTCCCCTCCCGCCGTCTTCCCGG GTGGGGCGGTGCCTCAATTCTTCAGCATGAATCGCCCTCAGCCCCGCCAGCAAACACCGCAAGTGGGCGGCTCCCTGCCCTACCGCCGCCCGCCCTCTGTCACCGGGCAGCCAATTGTCACACAGATCCACCAGGTCAACGGCGGGCCCTGCTACAACAGCCAAAGCCCGG CTTCTCCGCCGCCGTCCCTCATCCAGTTCCCCCCTCAGCTCCCTCTCATGGGCTTCGCGGCTCGCCTCCAAGAATCCA acgcgccgccgccgcccctccGGCCCACCACCGACCAGACCGCGCCCGCTGAGGTTCGGGGAGACGGCGCCCATCTGGGCGAGGAGGACTCGTCCGTGGTGGAGTACGACGACCCGTACGCCGAGGAAGACCCTCCCTGGGCCCCCGCAAACTACATGGAGAAAG TGGTGGCCATCTACGACTACACGGCCGACAAGGAGGACGAGCTGTCTTTCCAGGAGGGCGCCATCATCTACGTGCTGAAGAAGAACGAGGACGGCTGGTTCGAGGGCGTCATGAACGACAACACTGGACTCTTCCCCGGGAACTACGTGGAGGCCATCATGCACTACGCCGACTga
- the LOC133410437 gene encoding abl interactor 2-like isoform X1 — translation MAELQMLLDEEIPAGRKALLDTFPNLERVAEYCEANYVQAWDKHGALEETKSYTTQSVASVAYLINTLANNMLQMLDIHTCQLRSMENAVNHIAQTVAIHKEKVARREIGVLTANKNAGHAHKIVAPADPEKLLRYIRKPVNFGALDHVGHGVKCLLRMKVNGQENAKVGRCGPPSPPTAGHRSIFGGSSGGSHQSSSSRENSGSGTTAVPIAVATPSPPAVFPVSPSAGPQSSSSSAPNSSPTYSFSSSSSSSSSATLTLPPPPPLPHAAPSPPSEANENPGTPCVHPPPPPPSSYLSPEEGGAVPQFFSMNRPQPRQQTPQVGGSLPYRRPPSVTGQPIVTQIHQVNGGPCYNSQSPASPPPSLIQFPPQLPLMGFAARLQESNAPPPPLRPTTDQTAPAEVRGDGAHLGEEDSSVVEYDDPYAEEDPPWAPANYMEKVVAIYDYTADKEDELSFQEGAIIYVLKKNEDGWFEGVMNDNTGLFPGNYVEAIMHYAD, via the exons ATGGCGGAGCTGCAAATGCTGCTGGACGAGGAGATCCCTGCGGGCAGAAAAGCTCTCCTGGACACgttccccaacctggagagggtcGCCGAGTACTGCGAGGCCAACTATGTCCAG GCGTGGGACAAGCACGGAGCCCTGGAGGAGACCAAGAGCTACACCACGCAGTCTGTCGCCAGCGTGGCCTACCTCATCAACACGCTGGCCAACAACATGCTACAGATGCTCGACATTCACACGTGTCAGCTGCGAAGCATGGAGAACGCCGTCAACCACATCGCGCAG ACGGTGGCCATCCACAAGGAGAAGGTGGCGAGGCGTGAGATTGGGGTGCTGACTGCCAATAAGAACGCAGGCCACGCCCACAAGATCGTGGCGCCGGCCGATCCGGAGAAGCTGCTGCGCTACATCCGCAAGCCCGTCAACTTCGGCGCGCTGGACCACGTCGGGCACGGCGTCAAG TGCTTGTTGAGGATGAAG GTGAACGGCCAGGAAAACGCCAAGGTGGGCAGGTGCGGCCCACCCAGCCCCCCCACTGCAGGACACCGCAGCATCTTCGG TGGCAGTAGCGGAGGGAGTCAccagagcagcagcagcagagagAACAGCGGCAGCGGGACCACCGCCGTGCCCATCGCCGTGGCAACGCCGTCCCCTCCCGCCGTCTTCCCGG TTTCTCCGAGCGCCGGACCCCAAAGCTCGTCCTCCAGCGCCCCCAACTCTTCTCCGACCTACTCtttctcctcctcgtcctcctcttcctcgtccgCCACCCTAACGCTGCCGCCGCCTCCGCCCTTGCCGCACGCCGCCCCGTCCCCGCCGTCCGAGGCCAATGAGAATCCTGGCACCCCCTGTGTCCATCCTCCACCACCTCCCCCGTCCTCCTACTTGTCCCCCGAGGAAG GTGGGGCGGTGCCTCAATTCTTCAGCATGAATCGCCCTCAGCCCCGCCAGCAAACACCGCAAGTGGGCGGCTCCCTGCCCTACCGCCGCCCGCCCTCTGTCACCGGGCAGCCAATTGTCACACAGATCCACCAGGTCAACGGCGGGCCCTGCTACAACAGCCAAAGCCCGG CTTCTCCGCCGCCGTCCCTCATCCAGTTCCCCCCTCAGCTCCCTCTCATGGGCTTCGCGGCTCGCCTCCAAGAATCCA acgcgccgccgccgcccctccGGCCCACCACCGACCAGACCGCGCCCGCTGAGGTTCGGGGAGACGGCGCCCATCTGGGCGAGGAGGACTCGTCCGTGGTGGAGTACGACGACCCGTACGCCGAGGAAGACCCTCCCTGGGCCCCCGCAAACTACATGGAGAAAG TGGTGGCCATCTACGACTACACGGCCGACAAGGAGGACGAGCTGTCTTTCCAGGAGGGCGCCATCATCTACGTGCTGAAGAAGAACGAGGACGGCTGGTTCGAGGGCGTCATGAACGACAACACTGGACTCTTCCCCGGGAACTACGTGGAGGCCATCATGCACTACGCCGACTga
- the tmem237a gene encoding transmembrane protein 237A, with the protein MPTVKGRKRKSRKEVNDGDGEVVCVDVENEELTNQRREAATPPFLDVAAPQKKKKKKRTATIDQQVEHVDTPNGNTAEAAVDEEESTVAVSRKTKRKRKAKPTEPHSDDLGAEDDDIVADAPSPIPQHSLFSAPQGHSQPVGRVFMERNRRFQAERVEHFRHAEQVDDYLEPRQMTWTTRDVAMKVHSSFRVVGLFCHGFLSGYAVWNVSVVYVLAGEHMSTLANLLQQYHSLAYSAQSLLYLLLAISTVSAFDRVNLAKASMALRGFITLDPAALASFLYFIALILSLSQQMTSDRIHLYPTANNTLWPPGSEEQILRPWIVVNLVVALLVGLAWAVISTRPGVDYTEEFLMSMEVEGYPRGDENLDIPA; encoded by the exons ATGCCAACAGTCAAGGGCAGGAAGAGGAAGTCCAGGAAAGAAGTCAACGATGGCGACGGTGAAG tggTTTGCGTAGACGTGGAGAATGAGGAATTGACCAATCAGAGAAGAGAAGCCGCCACGCCGCCCTTCCTGGACGTGGCGgccccacagaaaaaaaagaagaagaagaggacggCAACAATTG ATCAGCAGGTGGAGCACGTCGACACGCCAAACGGGAACACGGCCGAAGCCGCGGTGGACGAGGAAGAATCCACGGTCGCTGTGAGCAGAAAGACCAAAAGGAAGAG GAAGGCCAAGCCCACGGAGCCTCACAGCGACGACCTCGGCGCCGAAGATGACGACATTGTGGCGGACGCCCCCTCGCCCATTCCCCAGCATTCCTTGTTCTCCGCCCCCCAAGGACATAGTCAACCTGTTGGCAGAGTCTTTATGGAGCGAAACA GGCGTTTTCAGGCAGAGCGAGTGGAGCATTTCCGACATGCCGAGCAGGTGGACGACTACTTGGAGCCCAGACAGATGACGTGGACCACCAGAGACGTAGCCATGAAGGTCCACAGCAGCTTCAG GGTTGTGGGCCTTTTCTGCCACGGCTTCCTGTCCGGTTACGCCGTGTGGAACGTGAGCGTCGTGTACGTGCTTGCCGGCGAGCACATGTCCACGCTGGCCAACCTCCTGCAGCAGTATCACTCTCTGGCCTACAGCGCGCAGTCGCTGCTCTACCTGCTGCTCGCCATCAGCACCGTGTCCGCCTTCGACCG AGTGAACCTGGCCAAGGCCTCCATGGCCCTGAGGGGCTTCATCACGTTGGATCCGGCCGCTCTCGCCTCCTTCT TGTACTTCATAGCGTTGATCCTGTCCCTCAGTCAACAGATGACGAGCGATCGCATCCACCTGTATCCCACCGCCAACAACACTTTGTG GCCTCCTGGATCTGAGGAGCAGATCTTGCGACCGTGGATCGTGGTCAACCTGGTGGTGGCGCTGCTGGTGGGCCTGGCTTGGGCCGTCATTTCCACGCGGCCGGGTGTCGACTACACGGAAG aGTTCTTGATGTCCATGGAAGTTGAGGGCTATCCCAGAGGCGATGAGAACTTGGACATTCCAGCCTGA